In the genome of Brachypodium distachyon strain Bd21 chromosome 3, Brachypodium_distachyon_v3.0, whole genome shotgun sequence, the window CCCTGATGTAGTTCATCGCCCATTCCGTGGCATCTGTCTCTCCTGTGGCACCTGGCTTCAGGAATTTGAGATCCGAGAATGCCTGCCTCAAGCCACTCATATTCTCCACAACGCCTAAGACCGGCACACCAACCTTCTTGCAGAAGTTTATTTCCTTCCTCACGTCAATTAGAGAGACCTGCTGTGGAGTCGTGACAATTATCGCACCATCAACTCCAGTGGCCTGTAGATACTGGACAATTGATATGTGTTCGTCCGATGTTCCAGGAGGAGCATCCACTATAAGATAATCAATCTCCCCCCAGTCAACATCCTTCAGAAACTGTTTGATCAATCCATTCTTGCGGGGACCCCTCCATATGACAGCATCGTCTGGGTTAGGCAGCATGAAACCAATCGACATGACGCCAAGGTTGGACTCAACATAGATTGGCGACCAGCCAAGGTTGCTCTGATGAATATCCTGACCTTCAAGGCCTAACATTTTAGGGATGCTAGGGCCACAAATATCTATGTCGAGAAGGCCAACCTGATGGTCCATTTCAGCTAGGGCAAATGAGAGCTGGGCTGAAAATGTGCTCTTTCCAACACCTCCTTTTCCTGACAAAACAAGTATCTTGTGTTTCACAGTAGCCATCCTCTCAGCAATTGCAACCAagtctgaagaagaagaatcaacAATTAGTTGATAATATGATCACAGAAAAGTACATGCCAAAATGGATAGATCAATAATGGGTATCAACCTATGACAATCTTAAGCACGAGCATATTTAACATCTT includes:
- the LOC100835347 gene encoding cytosolic Fe-S cluster assembly factor NBP35, with the protein product MENGGSKGDVPEDANAHCPGTQSEEAGKADSCAGCPNQQICATAPKGPDPDLVAIAERMATVKHKILVLSGKGGVGKSTFSAQLSFALAEMDHQVGLLDIDICGPSIPKMLGLEGQDIHQSNLGWSPIYVESNLGVMSIGFMLPNPDDAVIWRGPRKNGLIKQFLKDVDWGEIDYLIVDAPPGTSDEHISIVQYLQATGVDGAIIVTTPQQVSLIDVRKEINFCKKVGVPVLGVVENMSGLRQAFSDLKFLKPGATGETDATEWAMNYIREKAPELLSVVACSEVFDSSKGGAEKMCHEMGVPFLGKVPMDPQLCKAAEEGRSCFVDQRCSASAPALKSIIRKLIKTG